A section of the Candidatus Nitrosacidococcus sp. I8 genome encodes:
- a CDS encoding nucleotidyltransferase domain-containing protein produces the protein MRLQPKEISAIKQAVEAVIGSDAKVYLFGSRTDDTQLGGDIDLLVEVNRMADSSTRLDHRIKLKTQLYQLIGEQKIDLVINYTNTPETAFQKSIKKNALLL, from the coding sequence ATGCGGCTTCAGCCTAAAGAAATAAGTGCAATAAAGCAAGCAGTCGAAGCTGTTATTGGATCAGATGCGAAAGTATATTTATTTGGATCCAGAACCGATGATACTCAACTTGGAGGAGATATTGATTTGCTGGTAGAGGTGAATAGAATGGCTGATTCTTCCACTCGCTTAGATCATCGAATTAAACTAAAAACCCAACTCTATCAGCTCATCGGTGAGCAGAAAATCGACTTAGTAATAAATTATACCAACACACCTGAAACTGCCTTTCAAAAAAGTATTAAGAAAAATGCTCTTCTTTTATGA
- the mntA gene encoding type VII toxin-antitoxin system MntA family adenylyltransferase antitoxin: protein MLDVQHLQIKFVKGINYLKQNISDLWPVYIFGSQVTGKTWKESDIDLAVLARQPLEKLYRYELQEALIEIFNQEVDLVDLKPASTVFRMEIISKGQRLFVADSVLIDVELFEDRVFLDYVQLNEDRAGILADICQRGSIY, encoded by the coding sequence ATGCTTGATGTTCAGCATCTGCAAATAAAATTTGTTAAAGGCATCAATTATCTAAAGCAAAATATTTCAGATCTATGGCCAGTATATATATTTGGTTCTCAAGTAACAGGAAAGACATGGAAAGAAAGTGATATAGATTTAGCCGTACTCGCACGCCAACCCTTAGAGAAATTATATCGCTATGAACTCCAAGAAGCACTCATTGAAATATTCAACCAAGAAGTAGATTTAGTGGATCTAAAACCAGCCTCTACCGTATTTCGTATGGAAATTATCAGCAAAGGACAGCGATTATTTGTTGCAGATTCTGTATTAATAGATGTGGAATTATTTGAAGATCGAGTTTTTCTAGATTATGTACAACTTAACGAAGATCGAGCAGGGATTTTAGCAGATATTTGTCAACGAGGCAGTATTTATTAA
- a CDS encoding glycosyltransferase family 4 protein — MNKELPKIIMIGAFPPPIHGMAMINSAVQEHLEKIGSTPTVINLAASSLSKSFFTKLKRMYRVFVGLIQFMCMKDLQNKILYMSISGRFGQIYEILFLLVARLQKIRIFLHHHAFTYLEEYSLLTQMLFKVSGNCTHITLCSGMASQLKALYPGKYTVISVSNIVHFLNEISSVPRTQLQTIGFLSNISEEKGVFEFLDLVKLCEENNLPIKAKLAGPFQDKETELKVKDRLKALHTIECIGPQYGKNKELFFNSIDVLIFPSHNEAEPLIIHEVMQHGIPVITYNHGCISEIVDAKYGYVIASHEEFVSLALKQIKEWLAHLDKFQAASIATKIQFNYLYQSNIDCWNRLIANFFEKEISI; from the coding sequence ATGAATAAAGAGTTACCTAAGATTATTATGATAGGAGCTTTTCCACCGCCAATTCATGGTATGGCAATGATAAATAGTGCTGTACAAGAGCATCTAGAAAAAATAGGGTCTACTCCTACTGTAATTAATCTAGCGGCATCCAGCCTTAGTAAGTCATTTTTTACTAAGTTAAAGAGGATGTATAGAGTATTTGTAGGGCTTATACAATTCATGTGTATGAAGGATCTACAAAATAAAATTCTCTACATGAGTATTTCTGGCAGGTTTGGACAAATTTATGAAATATTATTCTTATTAGTTGCTCGGTTACAAAAAATAAGAATATTTCTACATCATCATGCTTTTACCTACTTAGAAGAGTATAGTTTGCTTACACAAATGCTTTTTAAGGTTTCTGGAAATTGTACGCATATCACTCTATGTTCTGGTATGGCATCGCAACTTAAAGCATTATATCCTGGTAAATATACAGTTATTTCTGTATCTAATATTGTTCATTTTCTTAATGAAATATCTTCTGTACCCCGTACTCAATTACAAACGATCGGTTTTCTTAGTAATATTTCAGAAGAAAAAGGAGTTTTTGAATTTTTAGATTTAGTTAAATTATGCGAGGAAAATAATCTCCCTATAAAAGCTAAATTAGCTGGCCCTTTCCAGGATAAAGAAACGGAGTTGAAAGTTAAAGATCGGCTAAAAGCACTGCACACTATTGAGTGTATAGGTCCTCAGTATGGTAAAAATAAAGAATTATTTTTTAATTCTATTGATGTATTAATTTTTCCTAGCCATAATGAAGCAGAACCACTTATTATTCATGAAGTTATGCAGCATGGAATTCCAGTCATTACTTATAACCATGGATGTATTTCTGAAATTGTTGATGCTAAGTATGGGTATGTTATTGCCTCGCACGAGGAGTTTGTATCACTAGCTTTGAAACAAATTAAGGAATGGCTTGCTCATTTAGATAAATTTCAAGCAGCTTCTATAGCTACTAAAATACAATTTAATTACCTATATCAATCAAATATTGATTGTTGGAATCGGTTAATAGCAAATTTTTTTGAGAAAGAGATTAGTATATAG
- a CDS encoding HepT-like ribonuclease domain-containing protein: MDLLNFMEKLKIIDSSQQWVEIKELRNIIVHEYEVDDLLNLFNKIYSYVPILFDTLNQVKNYLSSTKMNK, translated from the coding sequence TTGGATCTATTAAATTTTATGGAAAAACTTAAAATTATAGATTCAAGCCAGCAATGGGTTGAAATTAAAGAACTACGAAATATTATTGTGCATGAATATGAGGTTGATGATTTATTAAATCTATTTAATAAAATATATAGCTATGTACCTATATTATTTGATACTCTAAACCAAGTAAAAAATTATTTATCAAGTACTAAGATGAATAAATGA
- the gmd gene encoding GDP-mannose 4,6-dehydratase — translation MKKALLTGITGQDGMYLAELLLKKNYEVHGIKRRASLFNTDRIDHLYQDPHEAKRRFMLHYGDLTDATNLIRIIQEVQPDEIYNLAAQSHVAVSFETPEYTANSDALGTLRILEAIRILGLESKTKFYQASTSELYGKVQAIPQNESTPFYPRSPYGAAKLYAYWITVNYREAYGMYACNGILFNHESPVRGETFITRKITRGLARIALGLQDCLYVGNLEAKRDWGHAQDYVIAQWLMLQQEIPEDYVIATGLQHSVRDFITQAASILGITMAWQGHGTDEIGIVEAVSGKTQELDTIKTGHTLIQVDSRYFRPTEVETLLGDASKAREKLGWEPKISFSSLVEEMVMEDLKAAQRDELCRQEGYRTFNYFE, via the coding sequence ATGAAAAAAGCACTACTTACCGGTATTACAGGTCAAGATGGAATGTACTTGGCTGAGTTGTTACTCAAAAAAAACTATGAAGTTCACGGAATTAAACGGAGGGCTTCCCTTTTTAACACCGATCGAATTGATCATCTCTATCAAGATCCCCATGAGGCAAAACGGCGGTTTATGCTTCATTATGGGGATTTAACGGATGCCACCAACCTCATTCGTATTATTCAAGAAGTACAGCCCGATGAAATTTATAATTTAGCAGCTCAAAGCCATGTAGCTGTTTCCTTTGAAACTCCAGAATATACTGCAAACTCTGATGCTTTAGGCACTTTGCGAATTTTAGAGGCGATTCGTATTTTAGGGTTAGAAAGTAAAACTAAATTTTACCAGGCTTCTACTTCTGAGTTATACGGAAAAGTGCAAGCTATTCCTCAAAATGAATCCACCCCTTTTTATCCCCGATCTCCTTATGGAGCAGCAAAGCTTTATGCTTATTGGATTACGGTAAACTATCGGGAAGCCTATGGCATGTATGCTTGCAATGGGATTTTATTTAACCATGAATCACCAGTACGAGGGGAGACTTTTATTACCCGTAAAATTACGAGAGGATTGGCACGAATTGCTTTAGGATTACAAGATTGTCTTTATGTAGGTAACCTTGAAGCAAAACGAGATTGGGGGCATGCGCAAGATTATGTGATTGCCCAATGGCTGATGTTACAGCAAGAAATTCCAGAAGATTATGTGATTGCTACTGGATTGCAGCACTCGGTGCGAGATTTTATCACTCAAGCGGCAAGTATTTTAGGGATTACAATGGCTTGGCAAGGTCATGGAACTGATGAAATAGGGATAGTAGAGGCAGTTTCTGGCAAAACTCAAGAGTTAGATACTATTAAGACTGGACATACACTTATTCAAGTTGATTCACGCTACTTCCGCCCTACGGAAGTAGAAACGCTTCTTGGGGATGCGAGTAAAGCAAGAGAAAAATTAGGATGGGAGCCAAAAATCTCTTTTAGTTCCTTAGTAGAAGAAATGGTGATGGAGGACTTAAAAGCTGCTCAACGGGATGAGCTTTGTCGCCAAGAGGGTTATCGTACTTTTAACTATTTTGAGTAG
- a CDS encoding putative glycoside hydrolase family 15 protein — protein MIQIQLLIFTVFLVLISSASSSSAPLDSAKNKLRQEQSQKLSFNKAPYWVQLRSNHHLDDQVVTFLTENASIIILNSKINDPIDYYQLSTIVNRLHQANSSLPVLLYTWVSHYIPTNHTTSDEMMGWLQKHPELHVFSPEGKPMEYYGDVTKLEYRSHVVDGVTNIIKQINADGIAVDLAFRTLKFRPIPLTRLCKKNAELCDQYPDGMDNIFSEVKKSLGSKLLLYNGLWNFGPGMIEDQLKLLKYADIVAIEFFGLNLVEKERKHTFSEDILPYLQVIKNLPADKKVLAFGRGFESYTDYREDYLWQRYLYCAYLLGKQENTFFKYHTSFSAPAYIGRSGGLDTYADWQIDLGNPEKEYQIKDGLYFRKFDKALVVVAPDDGKEGKLTLDTPLYTPEGKEVSGEIKIPPGTGEILLKEKRAATTDLVVIDSHNLSLFKDWQKSEIIKDDKNLSYVKLSSTPKSMEGEHDLLLNLDRFLNSPSILNLNIRFRNSDAKALLVAEVDDPKHNTGLVVIEVASKSEELPADYIASPILFRTPFSSKIVAKKRWPYIPGPLLTTVQWHKLKLDGNKLLLHYKFKRWSHVRFVGDVDLMQVSVSSD, from the coding sequence ATGATACAGATTCAATTGCTTATCTTTACTGTATTTTTAGTATTAATCTCTAGTGCTTCATCTTCATCCGCACCACTTGATAGTGCTAAAAATAAATTAAGACAGGAACAAAGCCAGAAACTTAGCTTTAATAAGGCTCCTTACTGGGTTCAACTTAGATCTAATCACCATCTTGATGATCAAGTAGTAACATTTTTAACTGAAAATGCCTCAATCATTATATTAAATAGTAAAATTAATGACCCTATTGATTATTACCAATTATCTACAATAGTAAATCGCTTACACCAAGCTAATTCATCATTACCTGTATTACTTTACACTTGGGTAAGCCATTATATTCCTACTAATCATACTACTAGTGATGAAATGATGGGTTGGCTACAAAAACATCCTGAACTGCATGTTTTCTCTCCTGAAGGAAAGCCAATGGAATATTATGGAGATGTAACAAAACTAGAATATCGTAGTCATGTGGTGGATGGCGTTACTAACATAATAAAACAAATTAATGCAGATGGAATTGCAGTTGATCTTGCATTTCGTACTCTTAAATTTCGCCCTATACCACTTACTCGTTTATGCAAAAAAAATGCTGAGCTTTGTGATCAGTACCCTGATGGTATGGATAATATTTTTAGTGAGGTCAAAAAATCACTGGGATCAAAATTATTATTATATAATGGTCTATGGAATTTTGGACCAGGGATGATAGAAGATCAGCTAAAACTACTTAAGTATGCTGATATAGTAGCTATAGAATTTTTTGGATTAAATCTAGTAGAAAAAGAACGAAAACATACCTTTAGTGAAGATATTCTTCCTTATCTTCAAGTTATAAAAAATCTACCAGCAGACAAGAAAGTATTAGCTTTTGGTCGAGGATTTGAATCCTACACTGATTATAGAGAAGATTATCTCTGGCAACGCTATCTTTATTGTGCGTACCTTCTTGGTAAACAAGAGAATACCTTTTTTAAGTATCACACCAGCTTTTCAGCACCAGCATATATAGGTAGATCTGGTGGACTAGATACTTATGCAGATTGGCAAATCGATCTGGGTAATCCTGAAAAGGAATATCAAATTAAAGATGGATTATATTTTCGCAAATTTGATAAAGCCCTTGTAGTTGTTGCCCCAGATGATGGGAAAGAGGGTAAATTAACTTTAGATACGCCGTTATATACTCCAGAAGGTAAAGAAGTTTCAGGAGAAATAAAGATTCCTCCTGGAACAGGAGAAATATTACTTAAAGAAAAGAGAGCAGCTACTACTGATTTAGTAGTAATAGATTCACATAACCTTAGCTTATTCAAGGATTGGCAGAAATCAGAGATTATTAAAGATGATAAAAATCTCTCCTACGTAAAACTATCATCTACTCCAAAAAGTATGGAAGGGGAACATGATTTATTATTGAATCTAGATCGTTTTTTGAATTCTCCTAGCATTCTAAATCTAAACATTCGTTTTCGAAATTCGGATGCTAAGGCATTGTTGGTTGCTGAAGTGGATGATCCAAAGCATAATACCGGCTTAGTTGTTATCGAAGTAGCCTCTAAATCAGAAGAATTACCTGCGGATTATATTGCATCTCCAATATTATTTAGAACGCCATTTTCCTCGAAAATAGTTGCCAAAAAGCGATGGCCTTATATCCCTGGACCATTATTGACTACTGTACAATGGCACAAATTAAAATTAGATGGTAATAAGCTTTTATTACACTATAAGTTTAAACGTTGGAGTCATGTACGCTTTGTTGGCGATGTAGATTTAATGCAGGTATCTGTTTCTTCAGATTAA
- a CDS encoding HepT-like ribonuclease domain-containing protein yields MDERLCQQMKKMVGFRNIAAHQYEKLNLLIIRHIVENRLNDFLKFTQIVLQQTKK; encoded by the coding sequence ATCGATGAAAGGCTATGCCAGCAAATGAAAAAAATGGTAGGGTTTCGCAATATTGCAGCCCATCAATACGAAAAGTTAAATCTATTAATAATTCGTCATATTGTTGAAAATCGCTTAAATGATTTTCTAAAATTTACCCAAATTGTTTTACAGCAGACAAAAAAATAG
- a CDS encoding oligosaccharide flippase family protein, producing the protein MILENNLLKLVRSLSRNLLSVGIILPLGLGTNFLMNLVLARTMPVASFGVFSYVLTLANTIALGTSLGFSTSMMRFIPEYQIKNEFSLLNGLITISFKLIVISSILIGSILLLLSWLLPSENLYAQYFIYTSLLIIPLTIDVWRESSVRGLHQIAKAILPRQVLLPAIILCFTLLFKFSSENSLLVFYFFILFFLEIIALWQFWNLLPISAKTQPPLYETMFWLKTSIPMGVSGLIRLGINRWDILLVGTYLGMEEAGIYTAAAYISLLVSLAMRILNLVCGPLISQIYHNKQIQTLRLIMNFSISFGGIIGGFFLGFAFMFSDNILSFFGEGYQKADTALKILAVGQFINLITGPASLLLLMAGYERSESSAVLLSGILSIILGVILIPQYGINGAAITTAITISIGRIFIYIKYKSLIFRLGQNL; encoded by the coding sequence ATGATTTTAGAAAATAATCTTCTGAAACTAGTTCGCTCTTTATCTAGGAATTTACTCAGTGTAGGAATAATACTACCTCTTGGTCTTGGTACTAATTTCCTAATGAATCTTGTATTAGCTCGTACAATGCCAGTTGCCAGTTTTGGTGTTTTTAGTTATGTACTCACTCTGGCAAATACAATCGCACTAGGAACTTCTCTTGGGTTCTCAACAAGTATGATGCGATTTATCCCAGAGTATCAAATAAAGAACGAGTTTAGCTTATTAAATGGATTAATAACTATAAGTTTTAAACTAATTGTTATTAGCTCTATATTGATAGGTTCAATACTTTTGCTGCTATCATGGCTATTGCCATCTGAAAATCTATATGCTCAATATTTTATTTATACCTCCCTATTAATTATTCCATTAACAATTGATGTATGGCGAGAAAGTAGTGTACGTGGATTACATCAAATAGCAAAAGCTATTCTTCCTCGTCAAGTTCTATTACCAGCGATTATACTGTGTTTTACTCTTTTGTTTAAATTCAGCTCTGAAAATAGTTTATTAGTTTTCTATTTTTTTATACTTTTTTTTTTAGAAATTATAGCACTTTGGCAATTTTGGAATCTATTACCAATAAGTGCTAAAACACAGCCTCCTTTATATGAAACTATGTTTTGGCTTAAAACCTCTATTCCTATGGGAGTATCAGGATTAATTCGATTAGGAATAAATCGCTGGGATATTTTATTAGTAGGAACTTATTTAGGAATGGAAGAGGCTGGAATCTATACAGCTGCTGCTTATATCTCTTTACTTGTTAGTTTAGCTATGAGAATTTTAAATTTAGTATGCGGTCCTCTTATCTCTCAGATTTATCATAATAAACAAATTCAAACGTTACGATTGATTATGAATTTTTCTATATCTTTTGGTGGGATAATTGGAGGTTTTTTCTTAGGATTTGCTTTCATGTTTTCTGATAATATTCTCTCTTTTTTTGGTGAGGGGTATCAAAAAGCTGATACTGCACTAAAAATCTTAGCAGTAGGGCAATTTATTAATTTAATTACTGGACCAGCAAGCTTACTATTACTTATGGCTGGATATGAAAGATCCGAATCCAGTGCGGTGCTTTTATCTGGAATACTTAGTATTATCCTTGGCGTAATTTTAATACCACAATATGGTATCAATGGTGCTGCTATAACTACCGCAATTACAATTAGTATAGGAAGGATTTTTATTTATATAAAATATAAAAGTCTAATTTTCAGACTAGGTCAAAATCTTTAA
- a CDS encoding putative colanic acid biosynthesis acetyltransferase: MPSEVQNLAKFHIPDHFRGKPAWFVQIWWLVESSLFRHSPQFMYGWRCYLLKLFGAKIGKNVKIRPTASITYPWKVSIGDNSWIGDETVLYSLGDIEIGSNTVISQRSYICTGSHDYKLPTFDIFARKITIESEVWVGTDVFIAPGVEIGFGTVVGARSSVFNTLPPMKICIGSPAKPITNRMST, from the coding sequence ATGCCTTCAGAAGTGCAGAACTTAGCTAAATTTCATATTCCTGATCATTTCCGTGGTAAACCTGCTTGGTTTGTCCAGATATGGTGGCTGGTAGAATCTTCTCTATTTCGCCACTCTCCACAATTTATGTATGGTTGGCGATGCTATTTGCTTAAATTATTTGGGGCAAAAATAGGTAAAAATGTAAAGATTCGACCGACTGCAAGTATTACCTACCCTTGGAAGGTTTCAATTGGAGATAATTCTTGGATAGGGGATGAAACTGTTTTATATAGTCTTGGAGATATTGAGATAGGAAGTAATACCGTTATTTCTCAAAGATCTTATATTTGTACAGGCAGTCATGATTACAAGCTACCTACATTTGATATTTTTGCTAGAAAAATCACTATTGAGTCAGAAGTATGGGTAGGAACAGATGTATTTATTGCCCCAGGAGTAGAAATAGGATTTGGTACCGTTGTAGGTGCAAGGAGTTCAGTATTCAATACTCTACCTCCAATGAAAATTTGTATAGGAAGCCCAGCTAAGCCGATTACAAATCGTATGTCTACTTAA
- a CDS encoding O-antigen ligase family protein, whose translation MVRAKKKQKITFSEGAILTGIALVPLIQLIPLPIEILSKLFSGRFFYFEGISHTLNQDNISNRWHSIALIPSATELAWLTLLPPIAVFISTRYITSQQLKKLIYLFLGIVSFEAILGLIQYGEGSENPFRLGNEYYNDSAVGTYINRNHLAGLLEMALPVVLAILIAVIKRNPKIRAKTEGRWYQLLLRWSNNQGNYFLLCFTIAIIILLGTIFTRSRTGIMLVMLGLILSFFVFIRKIDLKKLYGTAGFIIFSSLIFAFEIGLTPIFNRFAVIDENMEKGRGLIYSGTLQAINEFFPFGSGAGSFAEVFQRFQPIDFTEGYVHRAHNDYLEWILVGGLPAAILIVASFVVYGRRWIKIWQWGQESIFYFIQIGAGIGTLLLLLHTFVDFNLHIPANAIFFAFLLGVFFYPLEQQQIHSKKNKPTASLPYYPPKPKEIPKENLTNPFD comes from the coding sequence TTGGTTAGGGCAAAAAAAAAACAAAAGATAACCTTTTCTGAAGGAGCTATCCTCACAGGGATAGCTCTTGTTCCTTTAATTCAACTGATTCCACTGCCCATAGAAATCCTTTCAAAGCTTTTCTCGGGTAGATTTTTTTATTTTGAAGGTATTTCTCACACTTTAAATCAAGATAATATTTCTAACCGCTGGCACTCTATAGCCCTTATTCCTAGTGCAACAGAGCTTGCTTGGCTTACATTACTTCCGCCCATTGCAGTTTTTATTTCTACCCGATATATCACAAGCCAGCAACTTAAAAAGCTAATCTATTTATTTTTAGGTATCGTTTCTTTTGAAGCCATTCTAGGCTTAATTCAATATGGTGAAGGATCAGAGAATCCCTTCAGACTAGGCAATGAGTATTATAACGATAGTGCAGTAGGTACTTATATAAACCGCAATCACTTGGCAGGCTTGTTGGAAATGGCATTACCAGTGGTTTTAGCCATATTAATCGCAGTGATTAAAAGAAACCCTAAGATAAGAGCTAAGACAGAGGGAAGATGGTATCAACTTCTTTTACGCTGGAGTAATAACCAAGGTAATTATTTCTTACTTTGTTTTACCATAGCTATTATTATTCTATTAGGTACAATTTTCACCCGATCCCGCACTGGGATTATGTTAGTGATGCTTGGATTAATTTTAAGTTTTTTTGTTTTTATCCGAAAAATAGACTTAAAAAAACTCTACGGCACGGCTGGTTTTATTATTTTTTCTAGCCTAATTTTCGCCTTTGAGATTGGTCTTACACCTATTTTTAATCGTTTTGCCGTAATAGATGAGAACATGGAAAAAGGTCGTGGGCTAATTTATTCTGGTACTTTACAGGCTATTAATGAATTTTTCCCTTTTGGCAGTGGGGCTGGCAGTTTTGCTGAAGTCTTTCAGCGATTTCAGCCTATTGATTTTACAGAAGGCTATGTGCATCGAGCTCATAATGACTATTTAGAATGGATTTTAGTAGGGGGGTTACCTGCTGCCATTTTGATTGTTGCTAGTTTTGTTGTATATGGTCGAAGATGGATTAAAATTTGGCAGTGGGGGCAAGAATCAATTTTCTATTTTATTCAAATCGGAGCAGGTATTGGCACACTACTATTATTACTCCATACTTTTGTAGATTTTAATCTTCATATTCCGGCGAATGCTATTTTCTTTGCGTTTTTACTCGGAGTATTTTTCTATCCGTTAGAGCAGCAGCAAATTCATAGCAAAAAAAATAAACCCACTGCCTCTTTACCCTATTATCCGCCTAAGCCTAAAGAGATTCCTAAAGAAAATTTAACTAATCCGTTTGATTAG
- a CDS encoding glycosyltransferase WbuB, protein MRILLYGINFFPELIGTGKYTGEMALWLADHGYEVRVITAPPYYPEWQVHTGYSAWRYYRESFLSPQGNKIKVWHCPLWVPHSPSGIKRLIHLASFMITSIPIMFRQIFWRPNIVFLVAPTLFCAPIAWVTAKFSRAKTWLHIQDFELDAAVGLKLLKYTWLRKAAEFFEQRSLQSFDRVSTISEKMVTRLYNKGMTKDRCILFPNWVDTQKIYPLPYPSPYRQELNISSDKIIVLYSGTMGEKQGLDILIEAAQKFQNQSEILFILAGTGSARSRLEERSRGLSNMLWLSLQPAERLNDWLNLADIHVLPQQAGAADLVMPSKLTGMLASSRPIIATAMLETQVGQVVSGCGKLVAPGDTKELIIAIQGLAKDSQLRSKLGLAAREYAVNHLGYNQVMTHLEKNLNF, encoded by the coding sequence ATGCGCATTTTACTCTATGGTATTAATTTTTTTCCAGAACTTATAGGCACAGGAAAATATACGGGGGAAATGGCTTTATGGCTAGCAGACCATGGTTATGAAGTTAGAGTAATTACCGCTCCGCCTTATTATCCAGAGTGGCAAGTACATACTGGGTATTCTGCTTGGCGTTATTATCGAGAGAGTTTTTTATCTCCTCAAGGTAATAAAATCAAAGTATGGCACTGTCCTTTGTGGGTACCCCATAGCCCTTCTGGAATTAAGCGATTGATTCATCTCGCTAGTTTTATGATCACCAGTATTCCTATCATGTTTCGGCAAATTTTTTGGCGACCTAATATTGTTTTTTTAGTTGCCCCTACTTTATTTTGTGCTCCTATTGCTTGGGTAACGGCTAAATTTTCTAGGGCTAAAACTTGGCTTCATATTCAGGACTTTGAGCTCGATGCTGCAGTGGGGCTTAAGTTACTCAAATATACTTGGTTACGGAAAGCTGCTGAATTTTTTGAGCAGCGTAGTTTGCAAAGTTTTGATCGAGTATCTACCATTTCAGAAAAAATGGTTACCCGTCTTTATAATAAGGGCATGACTAAAGATCGTTGTATATTATTTCCTAATTGGGTAGATACCCAAAAAATTTATCCACTACCTTATCCTAGTCCTTATCGGCAGGAATTGAATATTAGCTCGGATAAAATCATTGTGCTTTATTCCGGCACCATGGGGGAAAAACAAGGGTTAGATATTTTAATAGAAGCAGCCCAGAAATTTCAAAATCAATCAGAGATTCTATTTATTCTTGCCGGAACAGGATCTGCTCGTTCTAGGTTAGAAGAGCGGAGTAGGGGATTATCTAATATGTTATGGCTTTCTTTGCAGCCTGCAGAAAGGCTTAATGACTGGCTAAATCTTGCTGATATTCATGTATTACCTCAGCAGGCAGGTGCAGCAGATTTAGTGATGCCTTCTAAACTCACTGGGATGCTTGCGAGTAGTCGACCCATTATTGCTACTGCAATGCTAGAAACTCAAGTTGGGCAGGTAGTTTCTGGTTGTGGAAAATTAGTAGCTCCGGGAGATACTAAAGAGTTAATAATAGCAATTCAGGGGCTAGCTAAGGATTCTCAATTACGATCAAAACTAGGATTAGCTGCGAGAGAATATGCAGTCAATCATTTAGGTTATAATCAGGTAATGACTCATTTAGAAAAGAATCTCAATTTTTAA
- a CDS encoding HepT-like ribonuclease domain-containing protein, whose amino-acid sequence MDDVILNKVAIIERCLRRIKEEYDGYEADLETNFTRQDSIVLNLQRTCEVAISLAMHLTSRE is encoded by the coding sequence ATGGATGATGTCATCCTAAACAAAGTAGCTATTATTGAACGGTGCTTAAGGAGAATTAAAGAAGAATATGATGGCTATGAAGCTGATCTAGAAACAAATTTCACTCGCCAAGATTCCATTGTGCTGAACTTACAACGGACTTGTGAAGTAGCCATTAGCCTAGCAATGCACCTTACCTCAAGAGAGTAG